The following are encoded together in the Mycolicibacterium arabiense genome:
- a CDS encoding serine/threonine-protein kinase, protein MTQTDSRVGTTFGRYELTALLGRGGMGEVYRARDTEKNRVVALKILREQFAEDDRFRARFLRESHAAAILQEPHVIPIHDWGEADGNLYIDMRLVEGKTIYDLLADGPFDPDRAVNLMEQTAAALDAAHGAGLIHRDVKPQNIIVTAADFAYLVDFGIVESKGDARLTMDGTQIGSLAYMPPERFADAPTTPAADIYSLACVLYETLTGSTPFNADSYERLITSHLTAAPPRASVVNAGVPAALDDVISRGMAKDPHDRYATASELTQAARRALLEDAHIAAASAQTMAAPIPRSAITDGAVTRARTADPTDDHQVQTHARRHWLLPVMVSVIAVLVLGALGVVTILLMGQKADGPTGPTASPGPTLIPPPRPTYTVPRTTVVQPQPTVTVTQTLPPAPTAPTAPTAPTAIPTTKRIAESVSGLIVGTCDEGGSCGVKQRVSPYIQAGPLYPSVLRDGANVTVACLTYGDIQSNQGRGSSAIWYRLNNGAYVNSVYLDVTSYGLPAC, encoded by the coding sequence GTGACCCAAACCGACTCGCGCGTCGGTACGACGTTCGGAAGATACGAACTCACGGCATTACTGGGTCGAGGCGGAATGGGTGAGGTCTACCGAGCCCGCGATACCGAGAAGAACAGAGTCGTCGCCCTCAAGATCCTGCGTGAGCAGTTCGCTGAAGACGATCGCTTCCGCGCGCGTTTCCTTCGCGAGTCGCATGCCGCAGCAATCCTGCAAGAGCCTCACGTCATCCCCATTCACGACTGGGGAGAGGCCGACGGAAACCTCTACATCGACATGCGACTCGTTGAAGGCAAGACCATCTACGACTTGCTAGCAGATGGTCCGTTCGATCCCGACCGCGCGGTCAACCTCATGGAGCAAACGGCCGCCGCACTTGACGCAGCTCACGGTGCAGGGCTCATTCACCGCGATGTCAAGCCGCAGAACATCATCGTCACCGCGGCCGACTTCGCCTACTTGGTCGACTTCGGCATCGTCGAAAGTAAGGGTGACGCGCGGCTGACTATGGACGGGACGCAGATTGGCTCCCTTGCCTACATGCCGCCCGAGCGTTTCGCCGATGCACCGACTACGCCTGCGGCCGACATCTACTCGCTGGCTTGCGTACTCTACGAAACGCTCACTGGTAGTACCCCGTTTAATGCGGACAGTTATGAGCGGCTCATTACATCGCACCTCACCGCCGCGCCGCCTCGGGCGAGCGTTGTCAACGCTGGCGTACCGGCAGCGCTTGACGACGTGATCTCTCGTGGGATGGCGAAGGACCCACACGACCGCTACGCAACCGCGAGCGAGCTGACTCAAGCCGCGCGGCGAGCGTTGTTAGAGGACGCTCACATTGCCGCGGCAAGCGCCCAGACGATGGCCGCACCGATACCCCGTTCCGCAATAACGGACGGCGCCGTCACTCGCGCGCGAACTGCTGATCCGACCGACGACCACCAGGTACAAACCCACGCCAGGCGCCACTGGCTGCTTCCGGTCATGGTCAGCGTTATAGCGGTGCTCGTTCTCGGCGCATTGGGCGTCGTCACCATTCTCTTGATGGGCCAAAAAGCGGATGGCCCGACGGGACCTACGGCGTCACCGGGGCCCACGCTGATACCACCTCCAAGACCGACCTACACGGTTCCCCGGACAACGGTTGTTCAGCCGCAACCGACGGTCACGGTCACCCAGACCCTGCCACCCGCACCGACGGCACCAACGGCACCAACGGCACCAACGGCAATCCCTACTACTAAGCGAATAGCCGAATCCGTGAGCGGACTAATAGTCGGCACCTGCGACGAAGGCGGGTCCTGCGGAGTGAAGCAGCGAGTCAGTCCCTACATCCAGGCCGGACCTTTGTATCCATCCGTACTGCGGGACGGCGCGAACGTCACCGTTGCGTGCCTCACGTACGGCGACATTCAATCCAACCAGGGACGAGGATCGAGCGCTATTTGGTACCGGCTGAATAACGGCGCTTACGTGAACTCGGTGTATCTAGATGTCACGTCGTACGGGCTTCCCGCGTGCTAA
- a CDS encoding M14 family zinc carboxypeptidase — MSAVGCGASDSETASAAPPPPPTSIKDAASTPPIPAASLAPAVAGWEVIGTSVKGAPIRELTVGHGPRRVLFVGGIHGDEPEGALTTNELPAAFTAAGLVDVVTLTIIEDVNPDGRSAGTRENANGVDVNRNFPASNFDYGNTANGGEPLTQPEAIALAGAIDRINPALVLVAHSWAGRQFVNFDGPAREIAEKFSAATGLPVEESSSIAPTPGSLGSFVGRDRGIPILTIEVLKGSDQRSVWDQLRAGLIEAMRG; from the coding sequence GTGTCAGCAGTTGGATGCGGCGCCAGTGACTCCGAAACCGCATCAGCCGCTCCCCCACCGCCACCGACATCGATCAAAGACGCTGCGTCAACGCCACCTATCCCCGCCGCTTCACTAGCGCCCGCCGTAGCAGGGTGGGAAGTGATCGGTACGTCCGTGAAGGGCGCACCAATCCGTGAACTCACCGTAGGTCACGGTCCGCGCAGAGTTCTATTCGTCGGAGGCATACACGGTGACGAGCCCGAGGGGGCACTCACCACGAATGAGTTGCCGGCGGCGTTCACAGCGGCAGGGCTTGTCGACGTTGTCACACTGACCATCATTGAAGACGTCAACCCTGACGGCCGCAGCGCTGGGACACGTGAGAACGCAAATGGCGTGGACGTCAACCGTAACTTTCCCGCAAGCAATTTCGACTACGGAAATACCGCCAACGGCGGCGAGCCGTTGACCCAGCCCGAAGCAATTGCGCTCGCTGGCGCTATTGATCGCATCAACCCAGCCCTCGTGCTCGTCGCCCATTCGTGGGCGGGACGGCAATTCGTGAACTTCGACGGTCCCGCACGCGAGATCGCAGAAAAATTCTCTGCCGCAACCGGTTTGCCAGTCGAAGAGTCGAGTTCGATCGCGCCGACGCCAGGCTCATTGGGATCTTTCGTTGGCCGAGACCGCGGCATACCTATCTTGACGATCGAAGTGCTGAAAGGTTCCGACCAGAGGTCGGTTTGGGACCAGCTACGCGCTGGGCTGATCGAGGCAATGCGTGGGTAG